A DNA window from Ctenopharyngodon idella isolate HZGC_01 chromosome 8, HZGC01, whole genome shotgun sequence contains the following coding sequences:
- the rfk gene encoding riboflavin kinase has product MRSLPYFCRGQVIHGFGRGSKELGIPTANFPESVVDNLPADIGTGIYYGWARVGKGDIHKMVMSIGWNPYYKNTKKSMETHVIHKFKEDFYGQILSVAMVGYIRPERGFTSLDELIAAIHSDIEEAKTKLDLPEHLKLKEDNFFKTSVSTTANQILNGHRL; this is encoded by the exons ATGAGGAGTTTGCCTTATTTCTGCCGGGGACAGGTTATCCACGGATTCGGACGGGGAAGCAAAGAACTAGGCATCCCAACAG CAAATTTCCCAGAGTCGGTTGTGGACAATCTCCCTGCTGACATCGGCACCGGCATCTACTACGGATGGGCACGTGTGGGTAAAGGAGACATTCACAAAATGGTGATGAGCATCGGCTGGAACCCttactacaaaaacacaaagaagTCTATG GAAACGCATGTGATCCACAAGTTTAAGGAAGATTTCTACGGTCAGATATTGAGTGTGGCCATGGTTGGCTACATTCGTCCTGAGAGAGGATTCACATCGCTTG ATGAGTTGATAGCAGCGATTCATAGTGACATTGAGGAGGCAAAAACAAAGCTGGATCTGCCTGAGCACTTGAAACTGAAAGAGGATAACTTCTTTAAGACGTCAGTATcgacaacagccaatcagatcttGAACGGTCATCGACTGTAA